In Camelus bactrianus isolate YW-2024 breed Bactrian camel chromosome 10, ASM4877302v1, whole genome shotgun sequence, a genomic segment contains:
- the LOC105066954 gene encoding olfactory receptor 9Q2 gives MAGMNDTVVTSFFLTVFPEHPEWALPLFLVFLGFYLLTLLGNTGMIFLICRDRRLHTPMYFFLGHLSLVDICYSSAIVPQMLAVLLEHGVVISRARCAAQFFLFTFFASIDCYLLAIMAYDRYVAVCRPLLYVTIVTEKARLGLVTGAYVAGFSSAFVRTVTAFTLSFCGNNEINFIFCDLPPLLKLTCGESYPQEVVIIVFASFVMPACILVILVSYLFIVVAVLQIRSAGGRAKTFSTCASHLTAVGLFFGTLIFMYLRDNSGQSSEADRGLSVLYTVVTPMLNPLIYSLRNKEVKEAAVKALSPSKPPGRP, from the coding sequence ATGGCCGGGATGAATGACACCGTAGTGACCTCTTTCTTCCTCACCGTGTTCCCTGAGCATCCCGAGTGGGCGCTGCCTCTCTTCCTGGTCTTTCTGGGTTTCTATCTGCTCACTCTGCTGGGGAACACAGGAATGATCTTCCTGATCTGCAGGGATCGCCGGCTCCACACCCCGATGTACTTCTTCCTCGGCCACCTTTCCCTCGTGGACATCTGCTACTCGTCCGCCATCGTCCCCCAGATGCTGGCCGTGCTGCTGGAACACGGCGTCGTCATCTCCAGAGCCCGCTGTGCAGCCCAGTTCTTCCTCTTCACCTTCTTCGCTTCCATTGACTGCTACCTCCTGGCCatcatggcctatgaccgctacgtggccGTGTGCCGACCCCTGCTCTATGTCACCATCGTGACCGAGAAGGCCCGCCTGGGTCTGGTCACTGGGGCTTATGTTGCTGGTTTTTCCAGTGCCTTTGTTCGAACGGTCACAGCCTTCACGCTCTCCTTTTGTGGAAACAATGagatcaattttattttctgtgaccTACCCCCTCTGTTAAAACTCACTTGTGGGGAAAGCTACCCCCAGGAAGTGGTGATTATTGTGTTTGCCAGCTTTGTCATGCCTGCCTGTATACTGGTGATCTTGGTTTCCTACCTGTTCATCGTGGTGGCCGTCCTGCAGATCCGCTCTGCCGGGGGCCGGGCTAAGACCTTCTCTACCTGTGCCTCCCACCTCACTGCCGTCGGCCTCTTCTTTGGGACCCTCATCTTCATGTACCTGCGAGATAACTCGGGCCAGTCCTCGGAGGCGGACCGAGGGTTGTCAGTGCTCTACACGGTGGTGACCCCCATGCTGAACCCCCTCATCTACAGCCTGAGGAATAAGGAGGTAAAGGAGGCTGCTGTGAAAGCCCTGAGCCCATCCAAGCCTCCCGGAAGGCCCTAG